In a single window of the Gadus chalcogrammus isolate NIFS_2021 chromosome 20, NIFS_Gcha_1.0, whole genome shotgun sequence genome:
- the inhbb gene encoding inhibin beta B chain codes for MCKSTQTLSCLLACILYTLCSVLADGTETQTQASQEGCASCGFRAPDQSERVDVDFLEAVKRHILNRLQMRERPNITHPIPKASMVTALRRLHAGKVRADGRVEIPNFDGQAAYNNEIQEESSEIISFAESDEPASSKSSLFFQISNEGNQNLYVSQANLWLYFRVLPAGPDRGPRRKVTVKLHYQEAGSSSSSIPGVGVPDGGGGGGGGTGRWVLVEKRVDLKRSGWHTFPLSDAVRAVFSKGGRRQDLEVRCDGCETAGVLPVLVDAADPSHRPFLVVRARQGEGKHRIRKRGLECDGSSGGLCCRQQFYIDFRLIGWNDWIIAPAGYYGKLLRGAAAPAYMAGALPGSASSFHTAVVNQYRMRGMSPGSVSSCCIPTKLSTMSMLYFDDEYNIVKRDVPNMIVEECGCA; via the exons atgtgcaagTCCACGCAAACACTCTCATGTTTATTGGCCTGCATCCTCTATACCCTGTGCTCTGTGCTGGCCGACGGCACGGAGACGCAGACCCAGGCGTCCCAGGAGGGGTGCGCGTCGTGCGGCTTTAGAGCGCCCGACCAGTCGGAGCGAGTGGATGTGGACTTTCTGGAGGCGGTGAAGAGGCACATCCTGAACCGACTGCAGATGCGGGAGAGACCCAACATCACCCACCCTATACCCAAAGCATCCATGGTGACCGCCCTGAGGAGACTCCACGCTGGGAAAGTACGCGCGGACGGCCGGGTTGAGATTCCAAACTTTGACGGCCAGGCGGCCTACAATAACGAGATACAAGAGGAGAGTTCGGAGATTATTAGTTTTGCTGAATCAG ATGAGCCGGCCTCCTCCAAGTCCAGCCTCTTCTTCCAAATCTCCAACGAGGGCAACCAGAACCTCTACGTGTCCCAGGCCAACCTCTGGCTCTACTTCCGTGTACTGCCGGCGGGGCCCGACCGAGGCCCCCGGAGGAAGGTGACCGTCAAGCTCCACTACCAGGAGGCcgggtccagcagcagcagcatcccgGGGGTCGGGGTtcctgatggtggtggtggaggcggtggtggtacCGGACGCTGGGTGCTGGTGGAGAAGCGCGTGGACCTCAAGCGCAGCGGCTGGCACACCTTCCCGCTGTCGGACGCGGTGCGGGCAGTGTTCAGCAAGGGCGGCCGGCGGCAGGACCTGGAGGTGCGCTGCGACGGCTGCGAGACGGCGGGTGTGTTGCCGGTGCTGGTGGACGCAGCGGACCCCTCCCACCGGCCATTCCTGGTGGTGCGCGCCCGGCAGGGGGAGGGCAAGCACCGCATCCGCAAGCGGGGGCTGGAGTGTGACGGCAGCAGCGGCGGCCTGTGCTGCCGCCAGCAGTTCTACATCGACTTCCGCCTCATCGGCTGGAACGACTGGATCATCGCGCCCGCCGGCTACTACGGCAAACTACTGCGAGGTGCAGCTGCACCGGCGTACATGGCGGGGGCGTTGCCGGGGTCGGCGTCGTCCTTCCACACGGCGGTGGTCAACCAGTACCGCATGCGGGGCATGAGCCCGGGCTCTGTCAGCTCCTGCTGCATCCCCACCAAGCTCAGCACTATGTCCATGCTGTACTTTGACGACGAGTACAACATCGTCAAGCGGGATGTGCCGAACATGATCGTGGAGGAGTGCGGATGCGCCTGA